A window of the Falco biarmicus isolate bFalBia1 chromosome 10, bFalBia1.pri, whole genome shotgun sequence genome harbors these coding sequences:
- the MTG2 gene encoding mitochondrial ribosome-associated GTPase 2 isoform X2, whose protein sequence is MLPPCWAGPGGRLPWRPALLLLLSPVPVRGRQPTFSTTCVRCSKNRRLRQKRVISERKLTRYFVDHRKVRVVGGQGGGGGYSFNSEPRKIFGGPDGGNGGDGGHVILKADQQMKSLSSVLPFYQGFHGERGGTKNCYGANGAYMYVKVPVGTLIKEDGKVVADLTQHGQERARSGKGPPSGTQDNSSCRIGGLSQCWQIITFESNVQCKASSGCLPVHNPKSPCRHCPLSRLRTSSRGLGIAFLRHIERCRFLLYVVDLSVSQPWIQLQDLKYELEQYKKGLSERPCVVIGNKIDLAQSRINLPLLKEQIGERVIALSALTGDNLEELLLHLRELYDTYVGTEQSRGQSPVKW, encoded by the exons ATGCTGCcgccgtgctgggccgggccgggtggcCGGCTCCCGTGGAGGCcggccctcctcctcctcctcagcccGGTGCCGGTGAGGGGCCGGCAGCCGACTTTCTCCACAACCTGCGTGAGGTGTTCAAAAAACAGGCGGCTGAGGCAAAAAAGAGTCATTTCGGAAAGGAAACTG ACACGCTATTTCGTGGATCACCGGAAAGTGCGTGTAGTTGGAGgacaaggaggaggaggtggttaTTCTTTTAATAGTGaacccagaaaaatatttggaggtCCTGATGGTGGAAATGGAGGTGATGGGGGTCATGTCATTTTGAAAG CTGACCAGCAAATGAAATCACTTTCTTCAGTCCTTCCCTTCTATCAGGGTTTTcatggagagagaggaggaaccAAAAACTGTTATGGAGCTAATGGTGCATATATGTATGTTAAA GTCCCTGTAGGTACGTTGATTAAGGAGGATGGGAAGGTTGTGGCTGACCTTACTCAACATGGTCAAGA GAGAGCCAGGTCAGGAAAGGGTCCTCCATCTGGAACTCAAGACAACAGCTCATGCAGGATTG GTGGGCTTTCCCAATGCTGGCAAATCATCACTTTTGAGAGCAATGTCCAGTGCAAAGCCAGCAGTGGCTGCCTACCCGTTCACAACCCTAAATCCCCATGTCGGCATTGTCCGCTATCAAGACTACGAACAAGTAGCAG GGGCCTGGGGATCGCCTTCCTAAGGCATATCGAACGCTGCCGCTTTCTCCTGTATGTGGTGGATCTCTCTGTGTCTCAGCCATGGATTCAGCTGCAGGACTTAAAATACGAactggagcaatataaaaaagGATTGTCTGAGAGGCCTTGTGTTGTCATCGGGAATAAGATTGACCTTGCTCAGTCCAGGATCAATCTACCGCTCCTTAAAGAACAGATAGGTGAGCGGGTCATTGCTTTGTCTGCGTTGACAGGAGACAACCTAGAGGAACTGTTGTTGCATTTGAGAGAACTGTATGACACTTATGTGGGGACAGAACAATCACGAGGGCAAAGCCCGGTCAAGTGGTAG
- the MTG2 gene encoding mitochondrial ribosome-associated GTPase 2 isoform X1, translating into MLPPCWAGPGGRLPWRPALLLLLSPVPVRGRQPTFSTTCVRCSKNRRLRQKRVISERKLTRYFVDHRKVRVVGGQGGGGGYSFNSEPRKIFGGPDGGNGGDGGHVILKADQQMKSLSSVLPFYQGFHGERGGTKNCYGANGAYMYVKVPVGTLIKEDGKVVADLTQHGQEYVAAYGGAGGKGNRFFLSNENRAPTLFTPGEPGQERVLHLELKTTAHAGLVGFPNAGKSSLLRAMSSAKPAVAAYPFTTLNPHVGIVRYQDYEQVAVADIPGLIKGAHQNRGLGIAFLRHIERCRFLLYVVDLSVSQPWIQLQDLKYELEQYKKGLSERPCVVIGNKIDLAQSRINLPLLKEQIGERVIALSALTGDNLEELLLHLRELYDTYVGTEQSRGQSPVKW; encoded by the exons ATGCTGCcgccgtgctgggccgggccgggtggcCGGCTCCCGTGGAGGCcggccctcctcctcctcctcagcccGGTGCCGGTGAGGGGCCGGCAGCCGACTTTCTCCACAACCTGCGTGAGGTGTTCAAAAAACAGGCGGCTGAGGCAAAAAAGAGTCATTTCGGAAAGGAAACTG ACACGCTATTTCGTGGATCACCGGAAAGTGCGTGTAGTTGGAGgacaaggaggaggaggtggttaTTCTTTTAATAGTGaacccagaaaaatatttggaggtCCTGATGGTGGAAATGGAGGTGATGGGGGTCATGTCATTTTGAAAG CTGACCAGCAAATGAAATCACTTTCTTCAGTCCTTCCCTTCTATCAGGGTTTTcatggagagagaggaggaaccAAAAACTGTTATGGAGCTAATGGTGCATATATGTATGTTAAA GTCCCTGTAGGTACGTTGATTAAGGAGGATGGGAAGGTTGTGGCTGACCTTACTCAACATGGTCAAGAGTATGTTGCAGCTTatggaggagctggagggaaaGGTAATcgcttttttctttccaatgaaAACCGAGCCCCAACGTTATTTACTCCAGGAGAGCCAGGTCAGGAAAGGGTCCTCCATCTGGAACTCAAGACAACAGCTCATGCAGGATTG GTGGGCTTTCCCAATGCTGGCAAATCATCACTTTTGAGAGCAATGTCCAGTGCAAAGCCAGCAGTGGCTGCCTACCCGTTCACAACCCTAAATCCCCATGTCGGCATTGTCCGCTATCAAGACTACGAACAAGTAGCAG TTGCTGACATTCCTGGCCTAATAAAAGGTGCTCATCAAAACAGGGGCCTGGGGATCGCCTTCCTAAGGCATATCGAACGCTGCCGCTTTCTCCTGTATGTGGTGGATCTCTCTGTGTCTCAGCCATGGATTCAGCTGCAGGACTTAAAATACGAactggagcaatataaaaaagGATTGTCTGAGAGGCCTTGTGTTGTCATCGGGAATAAGATTGACCTTGCTCAGTCCAGGATCAATCTACCGCTCCTTAAAGAACAGATAGGTGAGCGGGTCATTGCTTTGTCTGCGTTGACAGGAGACAACCTAGAGGAACTGTTGTTGCATTTGAGAGAACTGTATGACACTTATGTGGGGACAGAACAATCACGAGGGCAAAGCCCGGTCAAGTGGTAG